One Leclercia pneumoniae genomic region harbors:
- the mukB gene encoding chromosome partition protein MukB → MIERGKFRSLTLINWNGFFARTFDLDELVTTLSGGNGAGKSTTMAAFVTALIPDLTLLHFRNTTEAGATSGSRDKGLHGKLKAGVCYSVLDVINSRHQRVVVGVRLQQVAGRDRKVDIKPFAIQGLPTSIQPTALLTETLNDRQARVLSLQELKDKLDEIEGVQFKQFNSITDYHSLMFDLGIVARRLRSASDRSKYYRLIEASLYGGISSAITRSLRDYLLPENSGVRKAFQDMEAALRENRMTLEAIRVTQSDRDLFKHLISEATNYVAADYMRHANERRIHLDKALEYRRELFTSRKQLVAEQYKHVEMARELGEHNGAEGDLEADYQAASDHLNLVQTGLRQQEKIERYEADLDELQIRLEEQNEVVAEAADKQEENEARAEAAELEVDELKSQLADYQQALDVQQTRAIQYTQALQALERAKALCHLPDLTPDSADEWLETFQAKEQEATEKLLNLEQKMSVAQTAHSQFEQAYQLVVAINGPLARNEAWDVARELLRDGVNQRHQAEQVQPLRMRLTELEQRLREQQDAERLLAEFCKRHGKRVDIDELESLHQELETRIASLSDTVSSASEQRMTLRQEQEQLQSRMQRLQQRAPVWLAAQSSLNQLSEQCGEEFTSSQEVTEYLQQLLEREREAIVERDEVGARKREVDEEIERLSQPGGAEDARLNTLAERFGGVLLSEIYDDVGLDDAPYFSALYGPSRNAIVVPDLSLISEQLAGLEDCPEDLYLIEGDPQSFDDSVFSVDELEKAVVVKIADRQWRYSRFPELPLFGRAARENRIESLHAEREKLSERYATLSFDVQKTQRLHQAFSRFIGSHLGVAFEDDPEVEIRKLTTRRAELERAIANHENDNQQSRVQFDQAKEGVAALNRILPRLNLLADDTLADRVDEIQERLADAQEAARFVQQYGNQLAKLEPMVSVLQSDPEQFEQLKEDYAYSQQVQREARQQAFALTEVAQRRAHFSYSDSADMLSGNSDLNEKLRHRLEQAEGERTRAREAMRGHAAQLNQYNQVLASLKSSYDTKKELLTDLHKELQDIGVRADSGAEERARQRRDELHGQLSNNRARRNQLEKALTFCEAEMDNLTRRLRKLERDYHEMREQVVTAKAGWCAVMRMVKDNGVERRLHRRELAYLSGDELRSMSDKALGALRLAVADNEHLRDVLRMSEDPKRPERKIQFFVAVYQHLRERIRQDIIRTDDPVEAIEQMEIELGRLTEELTSREQKLAISSRSAANIIRKTIQREQNRIRQLNQGLQSVSFGQVNSVRLNVNVRETHATLLDVLSEQHEQHQDLFNSNRLTFSEALAKLYQRLNPQIDMGQRTPQTIGEELLDYRNYLEMEVEVNRGSDGWLRAESGALSTGEAIGTGMSILVMVVQSWEDEARRLRGKDISPCRLLFLDEAARLDARSIATLFELCDRLEMQLIIAAPENISPEKGTTYKLVRKVFQNSEHVHVVGLRGFAPQPPESFPGTADAS, encoded by the coding sequence ATGATTGAACGCGGTAAGTTTCGCTCACTAACGCTGATTAACTGGAACGGCTTCTTTGCGCGTACCTTCGATCTGGATGAGCTGGTCACGACGCTCTCCGGTGGTAACGGGGCGGGTAAATCCACCACCATGGCGGCGTTTGTTACGGCGTTAATCCCTGATTTAACCCTGCTGCATTTCCGTAATACAACCGAAGCGGGTGCCACCAGCGGCTCTCGTGACAAGGGCCTGCACGGTAAGCTGAAGGCGGGCGTCTGTTATTCGGTGCTTGACGTGATTAACTCCCGCCACCAGCGCGTGGTGGTGGGTGTTCGTCTGCAACAGGTTGCCGGTCGCGATCGTAAAGTCGATATCAAACCCTTTGCCATTCAGGGCCTCCCGACCTCTATTCAGCCTACCGCACTGCTCACCGAGACCCTGAACGATCGTCAGGCCCGCGTCCTGAGTCTGCAGGAGCTGAAAGATAAGCTTGATGAGATCGAAGGCGTGCAGTTTAAACAGTTCAACTCCATTACCGACTATCACTCGTTAATGTTTGATCTGGGTATTGTGGCCCGTCGCCTGCGCTCAGCTTCCGATCGTAGCAAATACTACCGTCTGATTGAGGCCTCGCTTTACGGGGGGATCTCCAGCGCCATTACCCGCTCGCTGCGCGACTACCTGTTGCCAGAAAATAGCGGCGTGCGTAAAGCCTTCCAGGACATGGAAGCTGCCCTGCGCGAAAACCGCATGACGCTGGAAGCGATTCGCGTTACCCAGTCTGACCGCGATCTGTTTAAGCATCTGATCAGCGAAGCCACCAACTATGTGGCGGCAGACTACATGCGCCACGCCAACGAGCGTCGCATCCATCTGGATAAGGCCCTTGAGTACCGTCGCGAGCTCTTTACCTCGCGTAAACAGCTGGTGGCAGAACAGTACAAACACGTTGAGATGGCCCGCGAGCTGGGCGAGCACAACGGTGCCGAAGGGGATCTGGAAGCCGATTACCAGGCGGCCAGCGATCACCTGAACCTGGTGCAGACGGGCCTGCGTCAGCAAGAAAAAATTGAGCGTTACGAAGCGGATCTCGATGAGCTGCAAATTCGTCTGGAAGAGCAGAACGAAGTGGTGGCCGAAGCGGCCGACAAGCAGGAAGAGAACGAAGCCCGTGCCGAAGCAGCCGAACTGGAAGTGGATGAGCTAAAAAGCCAGCTCGCCGATTACCAGCAGGCGCTGGATGTCCAGCAGACCCGTGCCATTCAGTACACCCAGGCGCTTCAGGCGCTTGAACGGGCTAAAGCCCTCTGTCATTTGCCGGATCTTACGCCGGACAGCGCCGACGAATGGCTGGAAACCTTCCAGGCCAAAGAGCAGGAAGCCACCGAGAAACTGCTCAATCTCGAGCAGAAAATGAGCGTAGCCCAAACGGCGCACAGCCAGTTTGAACAGGCTTATCAGCTGGTAGTGGCTATTAATGGCCCGCTGGCGCGTAATGAAGCCTGGGATGTGGCGCGTGAATTACTGCGTGACGGCGTCAATCAGCGCCATCAGGCAGAGCAGGTGCAGCCCCTGCGCATGCGTCTGACTGAGCTGGAACAGCGCCTGCGCGAGCAACAGGATGCTGAGCGTCTGCTGGCGGAGTTCTGTAAACGCCATGGCAAGCGCGTCGATATCGACGAGCTGGAATCGCTGCACCAGGAGCTGGAGACCCGCATTGCCTCTCTCTCCGACACGGTATCTAGCGCCAGTGAACAGCGTATGACGCTGCGTCAGGAACAGGAACAGCTGCAATCGCGTATGCAGCGCTTGCAGCAAAGAGCACCGGTCTGGCTGGCCGCCCAGAGTAGCCTGAATCAGCTGAGCGAGCAGTGTGGCGAAGAATTTACCTCCAGTCAGGAGGTAACAGAATATCTGCAGCAGTTACTTGAGCGTGAGCGTGAAGCGATTGTTGAGCGTGACGAAGTCGGCGCGCGTAAACGTGAAGTCGATGAAGAGATTGAGCGCTTAAGCCAGCCGGGCGGTGCAGAAGATGCTCGTCTGAATACGCTGGCAGAGCGGTTTGGCGGGGTGTTGCTGTCAGAAATTTACGATGATGTCGGTCTGGATGATGCGCCTTACTTCTCCGCGCTGTATGGCCCGTCGCGAAACGCCATCGTCGTGCCGGATCTGTCGCTGATTTCAGAGCAGCTGGCGGGCCTGGAAGATTGTCCGGAAGATCTCTACCTGATCGAAGGGGATCCGCAGTCGTTCGATGACAGTGTTTTCAGCGTCGACGAGCTGGAAAAGGCGGTTGTGGTCAAGATCGCCGATCGCCAGTGGCGTTACTCGCGCTTCCCGGAGCTGCCGCTGTTTGGCCGCGCCGCGCGTGAAAACCGCATTGAAAGCCTGCACGCCGAGCGTGAAAAGCTCTCTGAACGTTATGCGACCTTGTCCTTTGACGTCCAGAAAACCCAGCGTCTGCACCAGGCCTTTAGTCGCTTTATTGGCAGCCATCTGGGCGTGGCCTTTGAAGACGATCCGGAAGTTGAAATCCGTAAGCTCACCACCCGCCGTGCTGAGCTGGAACGTGCGATCGCCAACCACGAGAATGATAACCAGCAGAGCCGCGTGCAGTTTGACCAGGCGAAAGAGGGCGTGGCTGCGTTGAACCGTATTCTGCCGCGGCTGAATCTGCTGGCGGATGACACGCTCGCCGATCGCGTCGATGAGATTCAGGAGCGTCTGGCTGACGCGCAGGAAGCCGCGCGCTTTGTGCAGCAGTACGGTAATCAGCTGGCGAAGCTGGAGCCGATGGTCTCTGTTCTGCAGAGTGACCCGGAGCAGTTCGAACAGCTAAAAGAGGATTATGCGTACTCCCAGCAGGTGCAGCGCGAAGCACGTCAGCAGGCATTTGCCCTGACGGAAGTCGCCCAGCGCCGGGCGCACTTTAGTTACTCTGACTCCGCCGACATGTTGAGCGGAAACAGCGATCTGAACGAAAAACTGCGCCATCGCCTGGAGCAGGCCGAAGGTGAACGAACCCGCGCCCGTGAAGCGATGCGCGGTCACGCGGCACAGCTGAATCAGTACAATCAGGTGCTGGCGTCCCTGAAAAGTTCTTATGACACCAAGAAAGAGCTGTTAACTGACCTGCATAAAGAGCTGCAGGATATTGGCGTGCGCGCTGACAGTGGGGCAGAAGAGCGCGCGCGTCAGCGTCGCGATGAACTCCACGGCCAGCTCAGTAACAACCGTGCTCGTCGCAATCAGCTGGAAAAAGCGCTCACCTTCTGTGAAGCGGAGATGGACAACCTGACCCGTCGTCTGCGCAAGCTGGAACGTGACTACCACGAAATGCGCGAGCAGGTAGTCACCGCCAAGGCGGGCTGGTGCGCAGTAATGCGTATGGTAAAAGACAATGGCGTAGAACGTCGTCTGCACCGTCGCGAACTGGCCTATCTCTCCGGGGATGAGCTGCGTTCAATGTCGGATAAGGCGCTGGGTGCGCTGCGTCTGGCGGTGGCAGATAACGAACATCTGCGCGATGTGCTGCGCATGTCGGAAGATCCAAAACGCCCTGAGCGTAAGATTCAGTTCTTCGTGGCGGTGTATCAACACCTGCGTGAACGTATTCGCCAGGATATTATTCGTACGGACGATCCGGTTGAAGCCATCGAGCAGATGGAGATTGAACTGGGGCGTTTGACCGAAGAGTTGACCTCGCGTGAGCAGAAGCTGGCTATTAGCTCCCGCAGCGCGGCGAACATCATTCGCAAAACCATCCAGCGCGAACAGAACCGTATCCGCCAGCTCAACCAGGGGCTGCAGAGCGTCTCGTTCGGTCAGGTGAATAGCGTGCGTCTGAACGTAAACGTGCGTGAGACGCATGCCACGCTGCTGGATGTTCTCTCGGAGCAACACGAACAGCATCAGGATCTGTTTAACAGTAATCGTCTCACCTTCTCTGAAGCGCTGGCGAAGCTCTATCAGCGCCTAAATCCACAGATCGACATGGGGCAGCGTACGCCGCAAACCATCGGCGAAGAGCTGCTGGACTACCGTAACTACCTCGAAATGGAAGTGGAAGTTAACCGTGGCTCCGACGGCTGGCTGCGCGCAGAATCGGGGGCGCTCTCTACCGGGGAAGCGATCGGTACCGGTATGTCGATTCTGGTAATGGTCGTTCAGAGCTGGGAAGATGAAGCGCGGCGTCTGCGTGGCAAGGATATCTCGCCATGCCGTCTGCTGTTCCTGGATGAAGCGGCGCGTCTGGATGCCCGCTCTATCGCCACGCTGTTCGAACTGTGCGACCGTCTGGAGATGCAGTTGATCATCGCGGCGCCAGAGAATATCAGTCCTGAGAAGGGCACCACCTACAAACTGGTGCGTAAAGTGTTCCAGAACAGCGAACACGTACATGTTGTCGGCCTGCGCGGATTTGCGCCGCAGCCGCCGGAATCCTTCCCGGGCACGGCAGACGCCTCCTGA
- the ldtD gene encoding L,D-transpeptidase has translation MLLNEKYGGRLSALSICLALLAAPLVNAWADEPELVPTDSSATTGSQPTALLQPLEQSPATAIMAGIQPLPADTNTAQLRQELLANLPAGYTPAYVNQLTLLYAARDMKPMWEDRDAVRAFQQQLAEVAIAGFQPQFTTWVELLTNPDVTGMARDVVLSDAMMGYLQFVAGIPVNGNRWLYSNKPYKLATPPLSVINQWQLALDKGSVPRFITSLAPAHPQYSVMHQSLLTLVAATQTWPQLQSTATLRPGQWSSDVPALREILQRSGVIDGGPKIALPGDDPQNVVVSPSAPAVSKKAQAAPNKPSAYDRNLVAAVKAFQSSQGLGADGVIGPSTRDALNLTPAQRAGVLALNIQRLRLLPGTLTTGIMVNIPAYSLVYYQNGNEVLASRVIVGRPDRKTPMMSSALNNVVVNPPWNVPPTLARKDILPKVWNDPGYLERHNYTVLRGWNSKEPIDPWQVDWGTITPSNLPFRFQQAPGAHNSLGRYKFNMPSSDAIYLHDTPNHNLFQKEARALSSGCVRVNKASELANMLLQDAGWNDTRISDALKQGDTRYVNIRHNIPVNLYYLTAFVGENGQTQYRTDIYNYDAISRSGAQILPKAELLIR, from the coding sequence ATGTTGCTAAACGAGAAATATGGGGGCCGGCTGTCTGCGCTAAGCATCTGCCTGGCATTACTGGCCGCACCGCTGGTCAACGCATGGGCCGATGAGCCGGAACTGGTGCCGACAGATAGCTCTGCCACCACCGGATCGCAGCCGACGGCGTTATTACAGCCGCTGGAGCAATCACCGGCAACAGCAATAATGGCGGGTATCCAACCGCTGCCTGCCGATACCAACACGGCACAATTGCGACAAGAACTGCTGGCAAACCTGCCCGCGGGTTATACCCCTGCCTACGTTAATCAACTGACGCTGTTATATGCCGCCCGTGACATGAAGCCCATGTGGGAGGATCGCGATGCGGTTCGCGCTTTCCAGCAGCAGCTCGCTGAGGTAGCCATCGCCGGCTTCCAGCCGCAGTTCACCACCTGGGTTGAACTGCTGACCAATCCTGACGTCACTGGCATGGCCCGCGACGTGGTGCTTTCCGACGCCATGATGGGCTACCTGCAGTTTGTTGCCGGTATTCCGGTTAACGGGAATCGGTGGCTTTACAGCAACAAGCCCTACAAACTCGCCACACCGCCGCTGTCGGTGATTAACCAGTGGCAGCTTGCGCTGGACAAAGGCTCGGTGCCGCGTTTTATCACCAGCCTTGCACCCGCACATCCGCAGTATTCAGTCATGCACCAGTCGTTGCTGACGCTGGTGGCCGCTACCCAGACATGGCCACAGCTGCAAAGCACAGCGACGCTTCGTCCGGGACAGTGGAGTAGCGATGTGCCTGCACTGCGCGAAATATTGCAGCGGTCGGGCGTCATTGACGGTGGCCCGAAAATTGCCCTGCCGGGTGACGATCCGCAAAACGTGGTGGTGAGCCCGTCCGCACCGGCCGTCAGTAAAAAAGCCCAGGCTGCGCCGAACAAGCCTTCGGCCTATGATCGCAACCTGGTGGCCGCGGTCAAAGCTTTCCAGTCCTCCCAGGGGCTGGGTGCTGATGGGGTGATTGGCCCCTCAACGCGGGACGCCCTGAATCTGACGCCGGCTCAGCGTGCTGGTGTACTGGCGCTTAATATTCAACGACTGCGCCTGCTGCCGGGAACACTCACGACCGGCATTATGGTGAATATTCCGGCTTACTCGCTGGTCTATTATCAGAACGGCAACGAAGTGCTGGCATCGCGGGTTATTGTCGGCCGGCCGGATCGGAAAACGCCGATGATGAGCAGCGCGTTAAACAACGTCGTGGTCAACCCGCCGTGGAATGTCCCGCCGACCCTGGCGCGCAAAGATATTCTGCCTAAGGTGTGGAACGATCCGGGGTATCTCGAGCGTCATAACTATACCGTGCTGCGTGGATGGAACAGTAAAGAGCCAATAGATCCCTGGCAGGTTGACTGGGGGACCATCACCCCGTCGAATCTGCCTTTCCGCTTCCAGCAGGCTCCAGGAGCCCATAACTCTCTGGGCCGCTATAAGTTTAATATGCCCAGCTCGGATGCCATTTACCTGCATGACACGCCAAACCATAATCTGTTCCAGAAAGAGGCTCGTGCGCTCAGTTCAGGCTGTGTGAGGGTGAATAAAGCCTCTGAGCTAGCGAATATGTTATTGCAGGATGCGGGCTGGAATGACACCCGCATATCAGATGCCCTGAAGCAGGGTGATACGCGTTATGTGAATATCCGTCATAATATTCCGGTTAATCTCTACTATCTGACGGCTTTCGTTGGTGAGAATGGCCAGACCCAGTATCGTACAGATATTTACAATTACGATGCAATCTCGCGATCCGGCGCACAAATCTTGCCGAAAGCGGAACTTTTAATCAGGTAA
- a CDS encoding YcbK family protein encodes MDKFDANRRKLLALGGVALGAALLPTPSFATLSTPRPRILTLNNLHTGESIKAEFFDGRGYIQDELAKLNHFFRDFRANKIKAIDPLLFDQLFRLQGLLGTRKPVQLISGYRSLDTNNELRAHSRGVAKKSYHTKGQAMDFHIEGVSLANIRKAALSLRAGGVGYYPRSNFVHIDTGPVRHW; translated from the coding sequence ATGGACAAATTTGACGCTAATCGCCGCAAGTTGTTGGCATTAGGGGGCGTTGCGCTGGGCGCAGCACTCTTACCGACGCCATCATTTGCCACCCTCTCAACGCCACGTCCGCGTATTTTGACCCTCAACAACCTGCATACAGGTGAGTCAATTAAGGCCGAGTTTTTTGATGGCAGAGGCTATATTCAGGATGAATTAGCAAAACTGAACCATTTTTTCCGTGATTTCCGCGCGAATAAAATTAAAGCCATCGACCCCTTGCTGTTCGATCAGCTTTTCCGTCTACAAGGATTGTTAGGCACGCGTAAGCCCGTGCAACTTATCTCCGGCTATCGCTCCCTTGATACTAATAACGAGCTCCGTGCGCACAGTCGTGGCGTGGCTAAAAAAAGTTATCACACCAAAGGGCAGGCGATGGACTTTCATATTGAAGGTGTTTCGTTAGCCAATATTCGCAAAGCGGCGTTATCTCTGCGCGCAGGTGGTGTAGGATATTACCCACGTAGCAACTTTGTGCATATTGATACCGGTCCAGTCCGGCACTGGTAA
- a CDS encoding MBL fold metallo-hydrolase encodes MNYRIIPVTAFSQNCSLIWCEQTRLAALVDPGGDAEKIKQEVAASGVTLTQILLTHGHLDHVGAAAELAQHYAVPVIGPEKEDEFWLQGLPSQSRMFGLDECQPLTPDRWLNEGDNVSVGNIPLQVLHCPGHTPGHIVFFDSASRLLVSGDVIFKGGVGRSDFPRGDHNQLIQAIKQKLLPLGDDVTFIPGHGPMSTLGYERLHNPFLQDEMPVW; translated from the coding sequence ATGAACTATCGTATTATTCCGGTTACCGCGTTCTCCCAGAACTGTTCATTGATCTGGTGTGAGCAGACCCGCCTGGCGGCGCTGGTTGATCCCGGTGGTGACGCAGAGAAGATCAAACAAGAAGTGGCAGCATCCGGGGTGACTTTGACCCAGATTCTGTTAACCCATGGTCATCTCGATCACGTTGGGGCGGCTGCAGAACTGGCACAACATTATGCTGTGCCGGTAATTGGCCCGGAAAAAGAGGATGAGTTCTGGCTGCAGGGATTACCCTCTCAAAGCCGAATGTTTGGTCTTGATGAGTGTCAGCCCCTGACGCCTGACCGCTGGTTAAATGAAGGCGATAACGTTAGCGTCGGCAATATCCCTTTGCAGGTGCTGCACTGTCCGGGGCATACGCCAGGGCATATCGTCTTCTTTGATAGCGCATCCCGGCTGCTCGTCTCCGGCGATGTGATCTTCAAAGGCGGCGTCGGCCGCAGTGATTTCCCGCGCGGCGATCATAACCAGCTTATTCAGGCGATTAAACAGAAGTTATTGCCGCTTGGCGATGACGTGACGTTTATTCCGGGACATGGCCCGATGTCTACGCTGGGGTATGAGCGTTTGCACAACCCTTTCCTGCAGGACGAGATGCCTGTCTGGTAA
- the aspC gene encoding aspartate transaminase: MFENITAAPADPILGLADLFRADDRPGKINLGIGVYKDETGKTPVLTSVKKAEQYLLENENTKNYLGIDGIPEFGRCTQELLFGKGNTLISDKRARTAQTPGGTGALRVAADFLAKNTSAKTVWVSNPSWPNHKSVFNSAGLEVREYAYYDAANHTLDFDGLLASLSEAQAGDVVLFHGCCHNPTGIDPTLEQWQQLAQLSVEKGWLPLFDFAYQGFARGLEEDAEGLRAFAALHKELIVASSYSKNFGLYNERVGACTLVAADADTVDRAFSQMKSVIRANYSNPPAHGASVVATILSNDALRALWEQELNDMRERIQRMRQLFVTTLAEKGANRDFSFIIKQNGMFSFSGLTKEQVLRLREEFGVYAVASGRVNVAGMTPDNMAPLCEAIVAVL, from the coding sequence ATGTTTGAGAACATTACCGCCGCCCCTGCCGACCCAATTCTGGGCCTGGCCGATCTGTTTCGTGCCGATGACCGCCCCGGCAAAATTAACCTTGGTATTGGTGTCTATAAAGATGAAACCGGCAAAACCCCGGTGCTGACCAGCGTTAAAAAGGCTGAGCAGTACCTGCTGGAAAATGAAAACACCAAAAATTACCTCGGCATCGACGGTATTCCGGAATTTGGCCGCTGCACTCAGGAGCTCCTGTTTGGCAAAGGCAACACCCTGATTAGCGATAAACGTGCTCGCACTGCGCAGACCCCTGGCGGTACCGGTGCCCTGCGCGTAGCCGCCGATTTCCTTGCAAAAAACACCTCTGCGAAAACCGTCTGGGTAAGCAATCCGTCCTGGCCTAACCACAAGAGCGTGTTTAACTCCGCAGGGCTGGAAGTACGCGAGTATGCTTACTACGACGCGGCAAATCATACCCTCGACTTTGACGGCCTGCTGGCAAGCCTGAGCGAAGCGCAGGCCGGTGATGTGGTGCTGTTCCACGGCTGCTGTCATAACCCTACCGGTATCGATCCGACTCTTGAGCAGTGGCAACAGCTGGCGCAGCTCTCCGTAGAGAAAGGCTGGCTGCCGCTGTTTGACTTCGCCTATCAGGGCTTCGCTCGTGGTCTGGAAGAGGATGCAGAAGGTCTGCGTGCTTTCGCAGCGCTGCATAAAGAGCTGATTGTGGCCAGCTCCTACTCCAAAAACTTCGGTCTGTACAATGAGCGCGTAGGTGCCTGTACGCTGGTTGCTGCCGATGCAGACACCGTTGACCGTGCGTTCAGCCAGATGAAATCCGTGATTCGCGCCAACTACTCCAACCCACCAGCACACGGTGCTTCAGTGGTTGCGACCATTCTGAGCAATGACGCGCTGCGTGCCCTGTGGGAGCAAGAGCTGAATGACATGCGTGAGCGTATCCAGCGTATGCGTCAGCTGTTTGTCACCACCCTGGCGGAGAAAGGGGCAAATCGCGACTTCAGCTTCATCATCAAACAGAACGGGATGTTCTCCTTCAGCGGCCTGACCAAAGAACAGGTGCTGCGTCTGCGTGAAGAGTTTGGCGTGTACGCCGTCGCCTCTGGCCGCGTTAACGTGGCAGGCATGACGCCAGATAACATGGCGCCGCTGTGCGAAGCCATCGTCGCAGTGCTGTAA
- a CDS encoding porin, with product MMKRNILAVVIPALLVAGAANAAEIYNKNGNKLDFYGKAVGEHVWTTNGDSSNEDTTYARIGFKGETQINDQITGYGQWEYNMDASSAEGSQGTKTRLAFAGLNFGDAGSIDYGRNYGAIYDAGAYTDMLVEWGGDSWTFTDNFMNGRSSGLLTYRNSNFFGLVDGLSFALQYQGKNDRSNAVAATYTDDGQLINIGRGGNGAKGNGDGFSSSVQYEFGEGFAVAAGYETADRTNEQVAAGTSTAWASAEGDRAEAWSTAAKYDANNLYAAVQYAETQNMTREADNNFANKTQNIEAVVQYQFDFGLRPSIGYVQSKGKDLKSRGTFTGGDADLVKYIEVGSWYYFNKNMNVYAAYKFNLLDDNEYSASTGLATDDQAAVGIVYQF from the coding sequence ATGATGAAGCGCAATATCCTGGCAGTGGTTATCCCTGCCCTGCTGGTAGCCGGTGCAGCTAACGCAGCAGAAATCTATAACAAAAACGGCAATAAGCTTGATTTCTACGGTAAAGCTGTGGGTGAACACGTCTGGACAACCAATGGTGATTCCAGCAACGAAGATACCACCTACGCCCGTATCGGATTTAAAGGCGAAACCCAGATCAATGACCAGATCACTGGTTACGGTCAGTGGGAATACAACATGGACGCGTCCAGCGCAGAAGGTTCACAGGGTACTAAAACCCGTCTGGCCTTCGCAGGTTTGAACTTTGGTGATGCCGGTTCTATCGATTATGGCCGTAACTATGGCGCAATCTATGATGCTGGCGCATATACCGATATGCTGGTTGAGTGGGGCGGCGACTCCTGGACCTTCACTGACAACTTCATGAACGGCCGTTCTTCTGGCCTGCTGACCTACCGTAACAGCAACTTCTTCGGTCTGGTTGATGGCCTGAGCTTCGCCCTGCAGTATCAGGGTAAAAATGACCGCAGCAACGCTGTAGCGGCTACCTACACTGACGACGGCCAGTTGATCAACATCGGCCGTGGCGGTAACGGCGCTAAAGGTAACGGCGACGGATTCAGTTCTTCCGTACAGTACGAATTCGGCGAAGGCTTCGCAGTAGCAGCAGGTTATGAAACTGCTGACCGTACCAACGAGCAGGTTGCTGCCGGTACCTCTACCGCATGGGCAAGTGCTGAAGGCGATCGCGCTGAAGCATGGTCTACTGCTGCAAAATACGATGCGAACAACCTGTACGCAGCGGTTCAGTATGCTGAAACACAGAACATGACTCGCGAAGCTGACAACAATTTTGCGAACAAAACTCAGAACATCGAAGCTGTCGTTCAGTACCAGTTCGATTTCGGTCTGCGTCCATCCATCGGTTACGTTCAGTCCAAAGGTAAAGACCTGAAATCCCGCGGTACCTTCACCGGTGGCGATGCTGACCTGGTGAAATACATCGAAGTGGGTTCATGGTACTACTTCAACAAGAACATGAACGTATACGCTGCGTATAAATTCAACTTGCTGGACGACAATGAATACTCTGCATCCACCGGTCTGGCTACAGACGACCAGGCTGCTGTAGGTATCGTTTACCAGTTCTAA